Proteins from one Anastrepha obliqua isolate idAnaObli1 chromosome 2, idAnaObli1_1.0, whole genome shotgun sequence genomic window:
- the LOC129239009 gene encoding serine/threonine-protein kinase tousled-like 1 isoform X4: MRIMSAGAQLQMAPQTTSSISHHHQTQQQHLFGTAHHNPQQQQQQQQQQQQQILTQQQQITQTHQLQQLQQQHITHHTTQQQQQQQSQPQQQPQTLHTLANHHHHQQQQQQQQQTQLPHPHSHTQQLSHQQQLLQQTNSGLAAPLQQQQQPAALQQHTHSGGHSSNPDSNMSTGSSHSEKDVADMLGAAGIPSQIGLLPNNGAPGAMMSSSGLGQDVGSMMGGGAGVSSTQQQQQVQHNNMVGRLEKPPRNTTERKRKRKIPHTEDSGGGGGGAGSGGNGGNNAGNATIVGTGKASKTSSLIGSAQTLNKANLSLNIGTPADRCNLPGGKNARLLQHSSMDNKKINEYFNKPLITSSGATNSPMRPHTGGSKSPSAAGGVQQQQTAQQQVQSAGGNAGGGGSTGAYAMYPPSPQQLNAGGVQTPTSQAPEFHHYSAVPVNNAAKQQRQPPPQTSNAMVPPQSSIVGVLAGNMGSLGGGVVGGPPPPPMGPTQQQHIPATSVATSAQQTLTSGVTSQQLAAVQLNSLQHGGMMPGALGGMQPPLPPVPASTIAKATQTDLSFQEIKERDTEIESSKSKLDEMTRLSDEQKCQIIAHQKLIDQHKSQIAKCIEVVKKLLKEKSSIEKKEARQKCMQNRLRLGQFVTQRVGATFQENWTDGYAFHELSRRQDEISAEREEIDRQKKQLMKKRPAESGRKRNTNSNNNQQQQNSNSNDSTNVAGCDRLTGGGDSGIGSTGGGGGGSGRGLSRSNSTQAGQTQLLHNGGGSGVGGSSGVGDRLSDRGGGGSSGTGRGDNSGGGDATFLKPDPVSGAYTAQEYYEYDEILKLRQNALKKEDADLSLEMEKLERERNLHIRELKRILNEDQSRFNNHPVLNNRYLLLMLLGKGGFSEVHKAFDLKEQRYVACKVHQLNKDWKEDKKANYIKHALREYNIHKALDHPRVVKLYDVFEIDANSFCTVLEYCDGHDLDFYLKQHKTIPEREARSIIMQVVSALKYLNEIKPPVIHYDLKPGNILLTEGNVCGEIKITDFGLSKVMDDENYNPDHGMDLTSQGAGTYWYLPPECFVVGKNPPKISSKVDVWSVGVIFYQCLYGKKPFGHNQSQATILEENTILKATEVQFPNKPTVSNEAKSFIRGCLAYRKEDRMDVFALARHEYIQPPIPKHGRGQSQLTQQQQQQQQQQQQQQQQQQQQSTTSQANSAGQTSFSAGMFGNLNQSSSS, encoded by the exons ATGCGAATT ATGTCAGCTGGCGCTCAATTGCAGATGGCACCGCAGACCACTTCGTCGATAAGCCATCATCATCAGACCCAGCAGCAGCATCTTTTTGGCACAGCACATCATAAtccacaacaacagcagcagcagcagcaacagcaacaacaacaaattttaacacaacagcaacaaataacGCAAACACATCAGTTACAACAGTTGCAACAACAGCACATTACGCATCATACgacgcagcagcagcaacagcagcagtcgCAGCCGCAACAGCAACCGCAAACACTACACACATTAgccaatcatcatcatcaccaacagcagcagcagcagcagcagcaaacacAGCTTCCGCAtccacattcacacacacaacAGCTGTCCCATCAACAACAGTTGCTGCAACAGACGAATAGTGGGCTCGCAGCTCcgttgcagcagcagcagcaaccagCTGCCCTGCAGCAGCACACGCATAGTGGAGGCCATAGCAGTAATCCCGATTCGAATATGAGCACAGGATCATCGCATAGCGAAAAAGATGTTGCCGACATGTTAGGTGCAGCAGGCATTCCCAGTCAGATAGGTTTACTGCCTAATAACGGAGCCCCGGGGGCTATGATGAGCAGCAGCGGTTTGGGTCAAGACGTAGGAAGTATGATGGGCGGTGGCGCAGGTGTTAGTAgcacacaacaacagcaacaagtgCAGCATAATAATATGGTTGGACGACTTGAAAAGCCACCACGTAACACAACTGAACGCAAGCGTAAGCGGAAAATTCCACACACCGAAGATagtggtggtggcggtggtggcGCAGGAAGTGGCGGAAACGGAGGTAATAACGCTGGAAATGCGACTATTGTCGGCACCGGCAAGGCGTCCAAAACTTCTAGCTTGATCGGCAGTGCACAGACACTAAACAAAGCCAATTTATCATTGAATATAGGTACACCAGCGGATCGGTGCAACTTGCCGGGCGGCAAGAATGCAAGGCTACTCCAACATAGTAGCATGGATAACAAAAAGATCAATGAGTACTTCAATAAGCCCCTCATAACGAGCAGCGGTGCTACAAATAGCCCTATGCGTCCGCACACTGGCGGCTCGAAGAGTCCATCGGCTGCCGGTGGCGTGCAACAGCAACAAACGGCGCAGCAACAAGTGCAAAGTGCAGGCGGTAATGCTGGTGGTGGCGGTAGTACGGGCGCTTATGCCATGTATCCACCTAGTCCTCAACAGCTGAATGCAGGAGGCGTACAAACACCCACATCGCAAGCGCCTGAATTCCATCATTACAGCGCTGTGCCGGTAAACAATGCTGCCAAGCAGCAGCGTCAACCTCCACCACAAACTTCCAACGCAATGGTTCCTCCCCAGTCGTCCATAGTCGGCGTGTTGGCAGGCAACATGGGTAGCTTAGGTGGGGGTGTAGTTGGCGGACCACCCCCACCGCCAATGGGCCCGACACAACAGCAACATATTCCTGCAACATCGGTAGCCACTTCGGCGCAACAAACGCTAACCAGTGGCGTAACCTCGCAACAGCTGGCCGCAGTGCAGCTGAATTCATTGCAGCATGGCGGAATGATGCCAGGCGCATTGGGCGGTATGCAGCCGCCACTGCCACCGGTACCGGCTAGCACCATAGCGAAGGCAACCCAAACGGATCTCTCGTTCCAAGAAATCAAGGAACGCGACACGGAGATCGAATCGAGCAAGTCGAAGCTCGACGAGATGACAAGACTGTCCGATGAGCAGAAATGCCAGATAATCGCTCATCAGAAGCTGATCGACCAGCATAAGTCGCAGATCGCCAAGTGCATTGAAGTAGTGAAGAAACTGCTGAAAGAGAAGAGCAGCATCGAAAAGAAAGAAGCGCGGCAGAAGTGCATGCAAAATCGACTGCGTCTTGGGCAGTTTGTGACGCAGCGCGTAGGCGCCACATTCCAGGAAAATTGGACAGACGGCTATGCTTTCCACGAGCTTAGCCGGCGTCAAGATGAGATATCGGCCGAGCGTGAAGAGATCGACCGCCAGAAGAAGCAGCTGATGAAAAAGCGACCCGCGGAATCGGGACGTAAACgcaacaccaacagcaacaataaccaGCAACAGCAAAACTCGAATTCAAATGATTCGACCAATGTGGCTGGTTGTGATCGGCTGACTGGCGGCGGCGACAGTGGCATCGGTTCGACTGGTGGCGGTGGCGGCGGTAGCGGCCGTGGTCTGTCACGATCCAATTCCACACAGGCCGGTCAAACGCAATTGTTACACAATGGTGGTGGCAGCGGTGTTGGCGGTAGCAGTGGTGTTGGTGATCGCCTCTCCGATAGAGGCGGCGGCGGCAGCAGTGGCACAGGCCGCGGCGATAACAGCGGCGGCGGTGATGCAACGTTCCTTAAACCCGACCCCGTGTCGGGGGCATACACAGCGCAAGAGTACTACGAGTATGATGAGATATTAAAATTGCGGCAGAACGCACTCAAGAAAGAGGACGCCGATTTGTCACTAGAGATGGAGAAGTTGGAGCGTGAGCGCAATCTACACATACGCGAGTTGAAGCGGATATTAAATGAGGATCAG TCCCGCTTCAACAATCATCCAGTGCTAAATAATCGATACTTGCTGCTCATGCTGCTGGGCAAAGGCGGCTTCTCTGAAGTGCACAAGGCATTTGATCTAAAAGAGCAACGATATGTAGCGTGTAAGGTGCACCAACTGAATAAGGATTGGAAGGAGGACAAAAAAGCCAACTATATCAA GCACGCTTTGCGAGAATATAACATACATAAGGCATTGGATCATCCACGTGTGGTCAAGCTTTACGATGTGTTCGAGATAGACGCCAATTCCTTTTGCACAGTGCTCGAATATTGTGATGGTCATGACTTAGATTTCTATCTAAAACAGCATAAAACAATACCGGAGCGTGAAGCACGCTCGATTATTATGCAG GTTGTTTCAgcattgaaatatttgaatgagATTAAACCACCAGTAATACACTATGACCTGAAACCAGGCAACATACTTTTGACTGAGGGCAATGTATGCGGTGAGATTAAAATCACCGATTTTGGTCTCTCAAAAGTGATGGATGATGAGAACTATAATCCAGATCATGGCATGGACTTAACATCACAAGGCGCGGGAACCTATTG GTATCTACCGCCCGaatgttttgttgttggaaaGAATCCGCCGAAAATTTCATCGAAAGTCGACGTTTGGAGTGTTGGTGTTATTTTCTACCAATGCCTCTATGGCAAGAAACCATTCGGCCACAACCAATCACAGGCCACCATCCTTGAAGAGAACACAATTCTCAAAGCCACAGAGGTACAATTCCCCAACAAACCAACTGTCTCCAATGAAGCAAAG AGTTTCATACGTGGTTGCTTGGCTTATCGCAAGGAGGATCGCATGGATGTGTTTGCTTTGGCGCGACATGAGTACATCCAACCGCCTATACCTAAGCATGGGCGTGGTCAGTCGCAGCTgacgcaacagcagcagcagcaacaacaacagcagcagcaacaacaacagcaacagcaacaacagtcgACTACATCGCAGGCGAATTCCGCTGGTCAGACGTCCTTTTCGGCGGGTATGTTTGGTAATCTGAATCAATCGAGCTCGTCCTAG